One part of the Treponema peruense genome encodes these proteins:
- a CDS encoding DUF1064 domain-containing protein, which translates to MNFSKYHAKPVTIDGIRFASQKEGSRYCELKVLARAGKISDLQLQVPFVLSKAHRRTGEKRMTSGKKYVADFVYYDCINKRQVVEDVKGFRTKEYLVKREWMFEKYGIEIHEV; encoded by the coding sequence TTGAACTTTAGTAAATATCATGCAAAACCTGTAACAATCGACGGAATACGGTTTGCTTCCCAAAAGGAAGGAAGCCGATATTGTGAACTTAAGGTACTTGCACGCGCTGGGAAGATTTCTGACTTGCAGTTGCAGGTGCCTTTTGTTTTGTCAAAAGCTCATCGCAGGACTGGCGAAAAGAGAATGACTTCCGGCAAGAAATATGTTGCCGACTTTGTCTATTACGACTGCATTAACAAACGGCAAGTCGTGGAAGATGTAAAAGGATTCCGCACTAAAGAATACCTGGTAAAGCGCGAATGGATGTTTGAAAAGTACGGAATTGAAATCCATGAAGTGTGA
- a CDS encoding helix-turn-helix domain-containing protein, with the protein MNKYILLQEAANELGVPKNNLYYYCKNRGFKMVAQKKIMGKAYSSISLEDFEKLKAIYKRSPDSIGINDAAAQLGIDRGALYQRINRAGIKCELFGRVKYIKRSDFEKMQADAAGDFDALPVSTAIERLGLPCSTFYNYADKLKIKTFRKNRRGWINNSDFAKLKDWLKNKLVASSEKEHQGNSSSEKKEIKVRPRMEFYKVDEFRDGHWWVFRCGFSQQEAETLAAELSAPGALFRASPHIIRRYNKKIVNGTGRSKLKKDFRIWI; encoded by the coding sequence ATGAATAAATATATTTTATTGCAGGAAGCGGCGAACGAGCTGGGAGTGCCAAAAAATAATTTATATTATTATTGCAAAAATCGCGGGTTTAAAATGGTTGCTCAAAAGAAAATCATGGGCAAAGCTTACAGTAGTATATCGCTTGAAGATTTTGAAAAGTTGAAGGCGATATATAAGCGGAGCCCGGATAGTATCGGCATAAACGATGCTGCGGCCCAATTGGGAATAGACAGAGGCGCGCTCTATCAGAGAATTAATAGAGCCGGAATAAAATGCGAATTGTTCGGACGCGTGAAATATATAAAGCGCTCCGATTTTGAAAAAATGCAGGCTGATGCCGCCGGAGATTTTGACGCGCTGCCGGTTTCTACAGCTATAGAGCGTTTAGGTTTGCCATGTTCAACATTTTACAACTATGCAGATAAATTGAAAATTAAAACATTCAGAAAAAACCGGCGCGGCTGGATCAATAATTCAGACTTCGCAAAGTTGAAAGATTGGTTAAAAAATAAGCTTGTAGCCAGTAGCGAAAAAGAACATCAGGGAAATAGCAGCAGTGAAAAAAAAGAAATAAAAGTACGCCCACGCATGGAGTTTTACAAAGTCGATGAGTTCAGGGACGGTCATTGGTGGGTATTTCGTTGCGGATTTTCACAACAGGAAGCGGAAACACTGGCCGCGGAGCTGTCAGCTCCCGGGGCGTTATTCCGGGCAAGCCCGCATATTATACGGCGGTATAATAAAAAGATTGTTAACGGAACAGGAAGATCAAAACTCAAAAAAGATTTTAGGATCTGGATTTAG
- a CDS encoding DUF6291 domain-containing protein encodes MNKFKSFVFSETTKKQIDLMPTPEMKLKFYEAVTNYGMFGIEPENLNEIEMIIWLPMKDLIDNSKSSKGGAPSGNQNAQRKNLNNEENNEATDFSKNNSNYEKQPKQLEKVENNLKTTETTCFEEKQPKQPENNQTTLNNHNLNHNDNLNGNGNERENHNLNASEVVFGSLSPSQTEYSKKIFEIFKKARLPCARENEISFLQTDFKNALSVIHRKEELQNVHSDDIIQACRNFTDIYSNPGTYCGFRQKIGFYQLVQKQWFYDLLPANFDKNRFGVRTNNQEETRKTPEQIETQLLDEMKDDPRFIPKIFEHYHNEWVERGMPTGASYFGFQYEKCLSGYGQKLKSDFENEMRGSYGGQKSN; translated from the coding sequence ATGAATAAATTTAAAAGTTTTGTTTTTTCAGAGACAACAAAAAAACAGATTGACTTAATGCCGACCCCGGAAATGAAACTGAAATTCTACGAGGCGGTCACAAACTATGGAATGTTCGGAATTGAGCCGGAAAACCTTAATGAGATAGAGATGATTATATGGCTCCCTATGAAAGACCTTATCGACAACTCAAAATCATCAAAAGGAGGCGCACCCAGCGGAAACCAGAACGCACAAAGAAAGAATCTCAATAATGAAGAAAACAACGAAGCAACTGATTTTTCTAAAAACAACTCAAATTATGAAAAACAACCAAAACAACTAGAAAAAGTTGAAAACAACCTAAAAACAACCGAAACAACCTGTTTTGAAGAAAAACAACCAAAACAACCCGAAAACAACCAAACAACCCTTAATAATCATAATCTTAATCATAATGATAATCTAAATGGTAATGGGAATGAGAGAGAGAATCATAATCTTAATGCAAGCGAAGTTGTTTTTGGCTCTCTCTCTCCTTCTCAAACTGAATATTCAAAAAAAATATTTGAGATTTTCAAAAAAGCCAGGCTTCCGTGCGCAAGAGAAAACGAAATCTCATTTCTGCAAACTGATTTCAAGAACGCACTTTCTGTAATCCACAGGAAGGAAGAGCTCCAGAACGTGCACAGCGACGACATAATCCAGGCTTGCAGGAATTTCACGGACATCTACTCAAACCCCGGCACGTACTGCGGATTCAGGCAGAAGATTGGCTTCTACCAGCTTGTGCAAAAACAGTGGTTCTATGACCTTCTCCCTGCCAATTTTGACAAAAACAGGTTTGGAGTCCGAACCAACAACCAGGAAGAAACACGGAAAACGCCGGAGCAGATAGAGACACAGCTTCTTGATGAAATGAAAGACGATCCGCGCTTTATTCCAAAAATCTTTGAGCATTACCACAACGAATGGGTCGAGAGAGGAATGCCGACTGGCGCAAGTTATTTTGGATTCCAGTACGAGAAGTGCCTTTCAGGCTACGGACAGAAGCTGAAGTCAGACTTTGAAAACGAAATGAGAGGAAGCTATGGCGGACAGAAGAGCAACTGA